The nucleotide sequence AGTGCCGCTAGGTGGACCTGTAATGCCGCTAATTTGTGACAAAGGTACAAACGCACCCCTAGCTATTACCAAGAGGTTTTAGCGGCATTTAAGCGGCATTGTGAAGGCTAATTAAAATTACCTTTGGCTAGGAGTGTACTAGCGGCTAAATAAGTCAGGAAAATTGTTGGATATATTGCATAGATAACTAAGAACAAAAAATAAAATATTTCTTTAGAAAATTATCTATCTGTAGATGTTCTAGATAATAGCCTTACTTAAGGCTTTCTAGAAAGAAAGGTTAGTAGAGTTATAGAGTTAGATATAGAATCTTTATTTGCGCCCCTCCTACCCGCGCCCCCCACCCAGTAAGAATTTCTTAGAGACAGCTTGGGCAACCCCCTTATTTATATTTTTGCATTTTTGCCGCTCTTGTCAAGCCCCTGTTAAGAGATTTGTATACAAAAAGAAAACATATACAGAAAATCTAATAGTACACAATTTGACAAGGAAAATAAAGTGTACTACTATTCTATTAGTAGAACAGGTGTACAGCACTTGTACTTATCGCTATCTTTTCAAGAAATTAACAGAGCATCAACGTTTTTAGCATCAATGTTTTCCCTTGTGTAAAAGGTCAGAAAGTTGATTAAAAGCGTTGTCAAGACTCTAAAATTCAATAGGGAAACAAAAATGTCAAGGTACTATGGAGCTTCCAAAAGACTTGTGCTAACTAAGTTTACTGGCAAGGTTTGTAAAGAAGAGGATTCAGATGTTATTAAGTTTGACTCACAATTAGAGGCAACCTTTTATCAGAAATTGCTAACGCTTTTTTCAGCAGAGCAAATCAAGATACATGAGGCAGTGTTGCTTATACCTAAAACTGAGTTTCATGCAGAACGCTCTCTCAATATAGATTTTGTGGTTTCAGTTGGTTTCAAAAAGAAACTGTACATTGAAATCAAGGGGGTATGGTCTCATGAATGGGAGAGCAAATTAATGCTGCTTGCTGATAATAATCCAGAGGTTTTTACGCATCTTTGGATAGGTGTATGCAATCCCAAAAAGACTAAGCCAAGATGTAAAAAAGTGTTTAATTCAGAGGTTGCTGAAAGAATTTTCTATGCTAGAAGTATTGGAGTCTTAGCTAATGCCGTACATTTCTAAATTCAACAAAACGGGTATCAATCGCGTTATGGGGGACTATCCCAAAAAAGCAATAGATATAGAATTTGATGAAAGTCTATTCACTAAAACAGATGATGAAACAGTCTATTTATTGCTTCACGTGGTAGAAAAGGTTAAAGGAATAATCCTTTATCCAAAGCCAGAAATAGGAGACGCTAGTCTTGAAATGATAGAGCCTCCCTATAATCTTCTGTTTGTATTCCACAACAAACCTTATCAGGGAAGAAAGAAAGGGGCAAATGGTCAATATGAAGCCATCACTATTGAGCCATCCATAGCAGAAAGGTTTTATTATGGGGCTTGCTCTGATGTCTGGGAAGACTTTGAGAGAGATAACATTACTGGACACACTCTTAAGGGATTCCTGACCCTAAGCGATAGCGACACCATCCAAGAAAAATTCTTGGGATTGGAATCTGACAACCCCAAGAAACAAATGTATCTTTCAGAGTATATTACCGTAAATAAGACTCCTGTTGCCCTAGAGGCTTTATCCCCCATTAACATAAAGTCTCTGGTCACAGAGGTGGAAAACAAGGACTCTAAAGCATCCCAGAATAAGAGAGAGTCCTATGATGACCGCGTTAAATGGGTCTGTGAAACCTATGCTAGAGATTTTGAAATTAAAGACGTTCCTAAGAGCCTTAGAGAGGTGGCATCAGGATTAGCCGATAACTTAATTGATAATGATGACACCATACGCACCGAAGCCGAAACATGGATGAGGCTTTTAGAAAACGTAATGAAGAGTAAATAACGGTAATTGGAGAATTTAAAATGTATAGATTTGCTATTTTCGCAACTTTGCTAATAACTGTGCTTGTTTGCGCCTTTTTGGTTCTTTCTGTTGCTGTGACCGTTGTAGCCGCCGCTTGTTCAGCCGTTCATTGCACCGACATAACCGCATGGCAGTTTTAGGGGATTCTACGGCTATACTCTTGCCGCTTGCCGCTTGCCGCTAGGGTTAAAGCCACCAAGTAGATACCAGAGGATTCTAAACAAAGTAAGGGGTTATTCTAGTTAACCCCTTGGGTAACCGCAAAGCTTTTTGTAATGAGTAAACACCTAATAACGAGGAAAAAACAATGAGTGCATTATTAATACACGCTGGTCAAAAGAGAGTCTCTTTAGATGAATTGAAGGAGCTAGACGCATCGGTAAAGATGAAAAGTAAGAACATCCCATATTTAAGGCACTACACTATTATCAACCAAATCAAGACCAAATTAGAAGCCTTAAAACAAACTTACTTAAAGGCTGTAAAGCACCCAGAAGCAATTGGTAATCTTTGGGATTTTGAGCTAGACATAGCTATCAGCAAAGGGGGCAATACTTGCATGGCAATATTTCAGATAGAAATACAGGAGGAATCAGCCGAAAATACTGTTTTAGTTGTCTGTAACAGCTATGGAAAGGGTCTTAAAACTCGAATCTTTTCAGGTGCTTTTGTTCCTATATGCACTAATATGCTATTCCTGATGAATAACTTATTTGAGTGTCAAAACTGTGGAGAGATTCACGAAAAATTTATGGACTTTATGTCAAATTTTGATTCTCATGTTTTTGATTCAAATGAGGGATTCTTGGAGAGAATCAAGAACCTACAAAATTGCTACATTTCTGACCAGCAGATTTATGAGATATTGGGTTATTTAGTCATTTGCAAGGACTTACCCAGTGGCTTAATAAAAGACATCTGGAAAGAGTACAAAAACCCACGTCATGAACAATTTAAAGAACCAAACCCTTTCAATTTCCTTATGGCTATAACTGAATGTTTAAAAATGGTAAATGATATTGACAGATTCGTTACTCTGTCAAAAGAAGTTCCTAGTGTTTTATGTGACTATTTCCTTAATTAATTATGCTTTGGGCGCAATACAGAAAAGACATTACTGTACCTTGGGATAGTCTTTTAACTGTCGAAAACATTAACGATTATCCCCAAAAACTTTACTCCTTCATAAAGAGGATGATTTCATTCAATGATTACATGGACGAAATGCTCGGCATTAGTTATATACTTCTACCCAGTGCGTTGCTTAATCATTGTGCATATCTTCAGGTGTACGGCGTTGCTGGTAGTGGTAAGAGTACATTGGGTTACGTTGCCGCGAAATGCCGTGATATGCCGATACTCTCTAGTTCTGATACCTTTGCGGCTATAAGGAATGAGATTAGCGAAAAGGTATTTAGGAACCCAAATTTGCTCCTAGTTTGGGATGACCTTGACCCCAAGGTTTTCACCGAAAAGCCCGACTTATACCGCCTCTTAAAATACGGCTATTGCCGCGAAACCAGCAAAATATCTATAGCAGGACGAAATGGAGATGTTATAAAATTTGAATCATTTTGCCCAAAAATCATCTCATCAATTCATTCCCTATTTGATGAAAGCCAATACCCTGAATTATCTAGGAGGCTATTGGTAATAGAAATGAAAAAATTGCCTAACTCCATAGGATTTATTTCACCATTTTCTATTAATTGGAGTGGCATTGATAAGCTCTGGTCTAGCTACTGGAATGAGGACAGAGTGAAAAGCTTTCTAGAAATTAAGACCGCTATTAGTGACCTTAATTTATCTGTCTCACCCGACAAATTGATAGTTCTAATTGACTTGTTAGCTGTACTTGTTTTAGGTGGATTCTGTTCGCTTTCAGAGGTTCCTATTTACCTAGAATCAATTCTAAATAGACAGAAATCTATCAAGGAAGTAAGTAGCCAACAGGCAACAAAAGAGCTAATAGCTTATCTTGATGAGGAGAAAGATAAGCAAGATAGATTCGCTCAGAGAGAAGGCAAGATTATTAAGGTTTACAGAGTCAATCCCAAGCACCTTAAGCTCTATTTTGAGTGGCTCAAGGAGCAAGGGAGAATCAGCGAGAAAGTCTCGTTATCAAGTGTTTTTTCAACAATGAGGACATTAGGATGGAAGCTAGAGAAAGATTGGGAACTAACGAAGTAAGTAACAAGGCTAATGAAGAGACTCATAAGTTGCCCTATGAGTGTCATCATTGGACTGATATTCAGTCTCAAGCCTACGCCGTTAACTTAGAGCCGTCTATGCTTACGGGTGAGTGTGTTAAGTATCTGAAATTAAAGCTAAAAGGAGAGCCAAGAGACGGCGGATTTATTCCCATAAGACCAATTAAATTTGATAAGGAATATATCATCGAGTTCTTAAGAGTCAAAGTCATTGAACCCTTTAAAGGGTTATTTAAGAACTTCAATAAAGAGCTTGAATCTTGTATGACGGAAGCCTATAGACGAGCTAGTGCAGAAACAATAGGAATCCTAGAAAATGGAGAATTTGAAAACTCTTGGCTCTACAATTTAGAGAACCACAAAGCGATAGCAACCCAGACAGTAGTAGAGGTATCCTTTGAGAAAAAAATCGTCTATGTTACCATCGTTTTCCCTTTTCTACCGGTCAACGGTCGTAAGCTTAATTTTTGGTATCCCTGTGTTGTGCCTCTAGAGAAAAAAGAGTGCGATGAAGCCCTAATGACTATGGAGTGGGACTTAGAGATAGAGGGATTCATAAGCGGTCTTTTGCTCCTTCTTTAAAAGACTCTTCCTATAGAGCCTTATTCCCTGTGTTATCGCTTCAATAGAGTCTTCCATGTTCGTAATGCCCCCTTGAGTTTATCAAGGGGGTTTTCCTGTACTTATATAAGCTCGTCTTATAGTTAACGCCTAGACCCTTCTTTAGAGCTTTTCTGAAAGCCCTGTCTATTCTTACTTGCGCCTATTTTGCGCTCCTACCCCTTTTGTCGGCTTTGGCTATAGGTTCCTACCTTTGGAAACAAAGCCCCCTTGTAGGGCATTTTAGGGGGCACTGAGAGAACACTTAGCAGAGCAACTTCCAGGGTTCCCTCTCCACCTATTAAAGGGGCTTATTCGGTCAACCCCTTCCTAGGCTCAGCCAGGTGAAACAAGACCTTTAGTTAGACCCTTATTTCACTTTTGTCACTCCCAAGCCTAGAAAATGCCTTGAGCGAGGGTCATCATTGCTAGGGGGTTACTATCGATTTACTAGCCTCATAGTGAGATAGTATGCTAGGATGTTTATAGGTCAAGGATTTATAAATTTTTCAGAACATCTTAAAGAGTCGCGGGTACTGACACCCGTTTTAGAATTCACGCCAGAAGCACTTTTACAGAGGTTAGCTATTTCCTCTCCATCTAATACTGCAAAGGAAAAATCTGTCCCAGTGACATCTGCATTTTTAAAAGAGGTTCTTTTAAGGATCGCTTCAGCGAAGATAGCATCACTGAGATCGGCCCCTTCAAAACTACTCAAATAAGCAAGAGCATTGGTTAAATCTGCTCCATGCAGTTTAACTTCTTTTAAAGCCGATCCATTAAATACGGCTCCTCGAAGGTCCGCATCGCTGAAATTAGCTTGAGTTAAATCTACATTGGTAAACTGAGCTAGTGTCAGTCTTTGGCCAGAAAAATCGGCTCCCACCAGTTTTTTATCTTCAAAGGTTGATGCTGCACCCGTTACCGCCGATGAACTAGCGGCTTGTGCAGGTACAGGAAAGATCATCACAAAGAGTGCTAGTAATAATACAGCTAATCTTACAAAATACTTCATTAGTGGTCTTATGAGAAAGATAGAGCAGCTAGATAGCATCTTTGATTTTGACATAATTCTTAACTTTTGAGCAAAAAGAGTCTTGCAGGTCTTGCCAATTCCTTACAGGAAATCAGGTTTACTGAAAAAAGGGGAAAGAAAACAAAGAACTTTCCCCGACTTCTGTAACAAGTCTAATGAGTCTATTTTTTTTCGTTTGCTCAAGTATACGACTTGTGGGGCTTTGCCTCTAAGGATTTGGGCCTAAACAACATACCTTACCTTAGAAGCAACCAAAAGCTCTCTTGTCTCGTCCAAAAATCAAACAGCAAGACTAGCAAGTCCTGAAATTGTACTAGGAATAACAGGACGAGCTATTTAATATTCATCTGATTCGTAAGTGTAGAACTTTTGCATTACCCCAATGGTTTCAAATTGATAGCTCGGAATCGGAGAAGAAAAGGCCAAATCTGTCTGATAAATACTAAAAATCAGAAAATTCTGTCTTCTGGTGGTTTGAGAAATAATTTGTTTCATCTGAGGTCGGCCGGTATCCACCAAGGTTTTGCATCCGCTTCGCAGCACGGCTTTTAATTCCCCAGAAATGTGTGTACATACACTGGACTTGAGATGACCAGCGAGTTGATCAGTAGCATAACTTTCATAGTCATTTTGTCCGGGATTACTCATGGCCATTACCCCACCCATGAAAGAGAAAGTAACGCCCGCAAATACACCCAGCAACTTCAAAATTTTCATGTTGCTTCACTCCTCGTTCTAAGTAATTCTTTCGAACTGAGTTTAATGTACAACAATATGCAGGTCTTGTGCTATAATGTTAATTACGAAATTAATGGCGAGCGTAGCCAAGGGGTTAAGGCAGAGGATTGTGGTTCCTCCATTCGTGGGTTCGATTCCCATCGTTCGCCCTGAAATTAACTAACACTTATACTTTAAGTATACTCTTAGCTTAAAGCTCTTTTTGTTAAAAAATAAGAACATCCAGCTTGAGGTAATATTTACCTATTGAGTTACTCCGCGCCCCGGAATCTGCGCGGATACAGCATCGTTATTGATGAACTAGGGGTTAATGGGAGAAGCCGCAGGAGCCGCAGGAGCCGCTTGAGTTCTCTGAGTGGGAGAAGCTTGAGGGGAGGCCACAGGAGAAGCTTGAGGGGAGGCCACAGGAGAAGCTTGAGGGGAAGCCACAGGAGAAGCTTGAGGGGAAGCCACAGGAGAAGCTTGAGGGGCTTCCGGTTTGAGGAATTGAGAAGCACTAGACCATTTTAAATGTTGATAAACGGTTCTAGAAATTTCTTGAATCATCATTCTACCGGCGGTATCGTTATAGGGTCGTTTCACCATCACAGCACCGATATAACGTTTCCCGTTAGGCATATCAATAATTCCGGCATCTCCTAACACAGTACCAATATCACCAGTTTTATGAGCGATAATGGCATCTGAATCTAACCCTTGGGGTAAGAGAGTGCGGGTTTTCGTCTGTTGCATAATATTTAACATACGATCGCGGGATTTGAGAGATAATAACTCCCCTTGATTGACTCGCATTAATATATAAGCTAAATCTCTAGGGCTAGTGGTATTGGTTCCTTCTAAATCTGGAAGAATATTATTAATAATAGTATTCGTTAACCCCCACTCCCGAAAACGCTGATTGAGGACTTGTTTGCCTCCAAGACGTTTAACTAACATATCAGTGGCAGTATTGTCACTAATAATAATCATCTTGGTGGCGGTTTCTAGGACGGTAAACTTTTTCCCCACCGGTTGATATTGCATATCCCCAGAGCCACTGGTAACAATATCTTTAGTCATGGTCAGTTGTTCATCTAAACGAACTTTGCCGGCATCTATCTGTTCCAACAGGGCTACTAAAACGAAAATTTTAATGGTACTGGCGGCCGGAATAGGGGCTTGAGCATTTATATCTACATAATTCCCATTATCCATATCCACAAAAAAGGCTCTCGCTTCTAATTTGGGGTATTTAGGCACTAAGTCCATTAATTTTTTCTTTAATGGTGCAATTTCTTGGGTCAAAGAAAAAGCGGCGGGAGAAGAGTGTGGCGAAGGTTGGGGAGTGGGTTTAGGTTGAGAAGCCAAAACCGCTTTTTTAGCTGTGGATTTGGCAGGCAACAGTTGTGGTAAATTCAGCTTACTGGTGACAAATTCTGAGATGATAGTCGGGTCAAATACTGTTAAAACCGTTCCGGCGATGGCGCTGAGTCCTACCCCAAGAATCATCATACGCAGAAGATAAAAAATCGAGTTCATCACCACCGGCGAAGATCGTTTGTCTCGGGAACGATTTTTATAATCTCTTTCCCCTCGTCTCATCGGAACGATCATGTCGCTTGTCGCCTGAGTTTGAGGAGATTCAGCATCTGAAACATTAGAAACCGCGCGAATGACGATCCCAGAATTTTGACGACGCGCTTTTAACTTCTCTTTCTTTTCAGAACGGTAATTTTCCATTAATTCGCCAGACACAATATTCCTCTTGCTTTTTACTAATGACTAATGACTAATGACTAATGACTAATGACTAATGACTATCCCTGATCTGTGTTTGTGTGACTTTCTATTTTAGATAAATGTTGCATCGCCCAATCCATTTGCCGGACAATTCCTCGTAACATGGCTAATTCTTCTTGATGGAGATGGGCTTTATAGTACAAACGTCGGATTTTTTCCATTCTTGCCCTGGCGGTATGAGGATAAAGATAACCAATTTTTAACAATAGAGTCTCTAAATCTTGATAATAAGCTTCTAAAGCATCTAAAGTGGCTGTCTCAAGGGAATTAACCTCAAGTTCACTAGCACTGGTGGTCAAAGCCGCTTGTCTGAGTTCATAAGCACAAATAGCCACCGCTTGAGCTAAATTGAGAGAAGGATAATCCGGATTAGCCGGAATACAGACAAAACGTTGAGCATAATTCAGTTCAGAGTTGCTCAAGCCTCGGTCTTCTGGACCAAAAATGATAGCACTGGTGCTATGGGGCGTTAATAACCAGGGTAAAGCCGCTCTAGGAGACTCGAAATGAGTGGGTAAAGTACGAGAACGCCCAGTAGTAGCGATGGCTCGTTGACATCCGACCAGGGCTTGTGGCAAACTGTTCACCTGTTGTAGTTGCTCTAAAATATCCTGTCCATGTACGGCCATGCGCCTAGCTTCATCGCTTTTTGGTTCACACTGGGGATTGACTAATATTAATCTTTTTAGCCCCATGTTTTTCATGACTCGTGCCACTGAACCGACATTTAATGCGCCGGCTGGTTCTACTAAAATAATTCTGACTTCCTCTAAGGCGGTTTTATTCATGGGATTTGTTAATTTAAATTATCAATTTACGTTAAAGAAAAGGTTTTACCTTAAGACTGATATACGATAATTTGAATAGTTTGACATTATTGTAAGAGTAATCAGTCTATCATCTTATGAATGAATCTTCTCTTTATCAGCTAACTCAGAAGTTTGCTGAGAGTCCATCGCCGATTTCGGTGAGTTCCAGTACATTTAAGTCCGTTATTGAATCTTTATTAGATTTATTGATTGAACAACATCTAGAGGCTACCTTATGGCTTAAGCTGCCTCAAGGAAATTACTGGTCAAAGAAAATTGAGCAATATCAACAACAGGGAAATGCTCAACATATTTATCTGTGTAGTATTCGTAAAGACTCTCCTACCTCCTCATCAGGGGGAGGGCATCATTCTTCACTGACCAAGGTTACGCCTGTGGTTTTAGAAACCAGTTCTCATTTGAAACGAGAATTTTTTCTGATTATTCTTTCTCCGGAATTATCGACTTTGGTTTTAGCGAACAAGCCGGTCAATAAAACGGAAACTAGCGAACAAAATAATTATCAAAAAAGTCTATTTTTTAATTTAATGTATAGCTTTAATCCAGCGTTAATCCAAAAGGTTTTAGAGCAAATAAAACAGTCTATTACCATTACAGATACAACGCCTGAAGAATTATTAGTAGAATCAAATTCCTCTTTTTCTTTGCCCGACTATCCTCGTGCAAATTGGATAGAAAAATTATTATTAAAGCAAATTCAACAAACAGAAATCCTTCAGTCTGAATCAAGTTTAATGGTGGAAAATCAGTCCACTATTCGTCTGTTAAATGAGAGCCTCTTATTTAAAGATGAAATTTTAAAAAATTTAGCTCAAGAACTGAGTCTTCCCTTGACTAATATGAAAACGGGTTTACGTCTGCTAGAATCTATGCAGTCAAAACGAGAACAACGGCAACGTTATATCTCTCTTTTGCAACGAGAGTGTGAACGAGAAACTATTATTTTATCTGGGTTACAGGAACTGGTTCATCTCGATCAAATCTCGGCTGTTGAGATCGATCCTTCTTTAAAACTAGAAGATTTAATTCCGGGGATTGTTAGTACCTATCAACCTTTAGCAGAAGAAAAAGGAATCTCGCTAGGTTATACCATTCCTACAGGTTTTCCGCCGGTTTCCTGCCCGGAAAATTGGCTCAGACAGATTATTCTAAGCTTGCTCAATAATAGCCTCAAATTTACGGGACCTAATGGTCGAGTATTTGTGCAAGCCTTCCTCAAAAACGAGAACGTTGAATTAACCATTACCGATACCGGAAGCGGCATTGAAAGTAGCGAAATTCCTTTGATTTTTAATAGTTTTTATCGGGGAAGAAATGCGATCGCCGAAAACTTGGGAGGAGCGGGTTTAGGATTAACCATTGCACAACATCTTTTACAGCGTTGTGGCGGCTCAATTTCTGTCACCAGTCAACCCGGGAAAGGTTCAACTTTTACGGTTTCTTTGCCTGTATTTGAAGGCGAAATGCAAGAATGAATTTTGTTTCAATTGATGAGTTATTAGAAGCGATATGGCTTAAAGTAGAGGCGTTGCCGCTAACGTCTCTATGTGAATTCGAGGGTTAAGAATTATTAAATAGGCAAATATACGGGGAGTATACCCGATAGGATAAGAGAGAAATACAAAAGTTCTTCAGGAACTCATCTAATGTAAATTAAAAGAGTATCTTAAACAGCTTGGCTACGCAACAAAAGCGTTGCTCGTAGGAATTTAAGCAGGACCTGTCCCAAACCCGTCAAGGAATTGGGGTAATTTGAAGGTGGGAAAAATGTCTCGAGGATTAAGGTGAGGACATAACCCTTAAATGAAACCGTAATTTTGATTTATCCTCAACAAATCTTGGTACTGTATTGAGTGAAGTCGGATCGAATTAGTAATAAAAACTCATTGGGTAATGGTTCATTAACTAGCTAAGTAATTATATCGTTGTTAAACTTAGAGGACTTATGCAGGAAGCCTACATTGTTTCAGCAGTACGCACTCCTATCGGTCGCTTTGGAGGCTCTCTCTCTGGGATGTCTCCAGCAGAACTCGGGGCACACGCCATGAAGGCGGCTCTAGAGCGAGCAAATGTATCGCCAGAAGCGTTAGATCTCTATATATTTGGAAACGTACTCGGGGCCGGACACGGACAATTAGTGCCTCGTCAAGCCGCACTTAAGGCCGGAATTCCGGCAACGGTAGACGGCTATCGGGTAGATATGGTCTGTTCGAGTGGAATGCTAAGTATCATCAATGCGGCAAGAACCATCAGCGCCGGGGATGCGGATTTAGTTTTGGCTGGCGGCATAGAATCCATGTCTCAAACCGGATTTTATCTATCTCATCGCGCTCGCTGGGGTTACAAATTCCTATTAGGTGCGCCAGAACAGTTAGTCGACATTCTCCTCAACGATGGACTAACAGATGCTACCACCAATGAGGGTATGGGAGATCAAGTGGATCGTCTCTGTGAAGATCGCGGTGTCACTCGAGATTTATTGGATCAAATTGCCGCCGACTCACAAAACCGGGCAGCCACCGCCACCGAAAAAGGGTGGTTTAAAAATGAAATTGCGCCCATTGAAATCCAAGTTAAAAAAGAAACCAAAATTCTCGATACCGATGAAGGTATCCGTCCAGAGACAACCCTAGAAAGTTTAGGAAAACTGCGTCCTGCCTTCAAAAAAGATGGCGTATTGACGGCGGGGAACAGTAGCCAAATTTCTGATGGTGCAGCAAGTTTAGTGGTGGCCAGTCCAAAAGCCGTAGAACAATACGGACTTAAACCCTTGGCGAAAATTTTAGGCGGCTCATGGGCAGGTGGGCCAACTTGGCGTTTTCCGGAATATCCAGTTCATGCGGTCAAAAAATTACTGGAAAAACACAACTTACACATCAGTGATTTTGATCTGTTTGAAAATAACGAAGCCTTCGCCCTCAATAACATCCTCTTTGAAAAAGACCTAGATGTGCCTCACGATAAACAGAATGTCTTTGGCGGAGCGATCGCCCTAGGACACCCCATCGGCGCATCCGGGGCGCGAATTGTGGTTACTCTCCTCAATGCTCTAACCGTACAGGATAAAACCCTGGGTTTGGCGGCTATCTGTCACGGAACCGGTGGCGGCACAGCCCTAGCCATTGAACGGGTATAAACTCAACCCCTAGTTAACAGCTTATCTGTTGATCGCTAAGTGGGTTATGGGCTGATCACTAATAGCTGAAAAAATAACTCTCCACTGATAACGGATAACTGTTAACTAATTATTATTTATAAGGAGTCAATATGGTATCTCTAGGCTTAGAAGATAAGGTCATTGTTGTTACCGGTGGAAATCGAGGACTTGGGGCAGCAATGGTGTCTTTATTAACTGAATTAGGCGCAAAAGTCGCTTATACCGATATCAGTATCGATGAGAAAGACAACAAAGCACTAGGCATCAAAGCCGATGTGACAGACATCACCTCTATGGAAGAGGCGGCAAAAACCATTAAAGAAAAACTCGGACCCGTTTATGGCGTAGTGGCTAATGCGGGGATCACTCGTGACAACTTTTTTACTAAGCTAACTTCCCAAGATTGGGATGCCGTCATTAATGTTAACCTCAAAGGGGTGGTGAATACGATTAAGCCTTTTTTAGAGGGGATGTATGAGCAAAATGCAGGTTCTATTGTCTGCATTAGTTCTATATCTGGGGACCGAGGAAACGCCGGACAAGTAAATTATTCAGCCACTAAAGCCGCCGTGATCGGTATGGTGAAATCTTTAGCCCGGGAAGGGGCCCGTTATAATGTGCGGGCTAATGCCATCGCCCCTGGATTTATTAATACTGAAATGACTCAAGCGATCCCAGAAAAAGTCAGAGATAAAATTACGGCTGAAATTCCTTTCCGTCGTTTTGGTGAACCTCAAGACATTGCTTGGGCAACCGCTTATTTGCTTTCTCCGGTGGCGAGTAGTTACGTTTCTGGGGAAGTTTTGCGAGTTAATGGGGCACATCACACTTAGTCAGTAGTCATTAGTCATCAGTCATTAGCCTTGGGTGATTAGTCAAAAATTAATAA is from Gloeothece verrucosa PCC 7822 and encodes:
- a CDS encoding pentapeptide repeat-containing protein is translated as MKYFVRLAVLLLALFVMIFPVPAQAASSSAVTGAASTFEDKKLVGADFSGQRLTLAQFTNVDLTQANFSDADLRGAVFNGSALKEVKLHGADLTNALAYLSSFEGADLSDAIFAEAILKRTSFKNADVTGTDFSFAVLDGEEIANLCKSASGVNSKTGVSTRDSLRCSEKFINP
- a CDS encoding DUF4359 domain-containing protein, encoding MKILKLLGVFAGVTFSFMGGVMAMSNPGQNDYESYATDQLAGHLKSSVCTHISGELKAVLRSGCKTLVDTGRPQMKQIISQTTRRQNFLIFSIYQTDLAFSSPIPSYQFETIGVMQKFYTYESDEY
- a CDS encoding serine hydrolase, translated to MIVPMRRGERDYKNRSRDKRSSPVVMNSIFYLLRMMILGVGLSAIAGTVLTVFDPTIISEFVTSKLNLPQLLPAKSTAKKAVLASQPKPTPQPSPHSSPAAFSLTQEIAPLKKKLMDLVPKYPKLEARAFFVDMDNGNYVDINAQAPIPAASTIKIFVLVALLEQIDAGKVRLDEQLTMTKDIVTSGSGDMQYQPVGKKFTVLETATKMIIISDNTATDMLVKRLGGKQVLNQRFREWGLTNTIINNILPDLEGTNTTSPRDLAYILMRVNQGELLSLKSRDRMLNIMQQTKTRTLLPQGLDSDAIIAHKTGDIGTVLGDAGIIDMPNGKRYIGAVMVKRPYNDTAGRMMIQEISRTVYQHLKWSSASQFLKPEAPQASPVASPQASPVASPQASPVASPQASPVASPQASPTQRTQAAPAAPAASPINP
- a CDS encoding RNA methyltransferase translates to MNKTALEEVRIILVEPAGALNVGSVARVMKNMGLKRLILVNPQCEPKSDEARRMAVHGQDILEQLQQVNSLPQALVGCQRAIATTGRSRTLPTHFESPRAALPWLLTPHSTSAIIFGPEDRGLSNSELNYAQRFVCIPANPDYPSLNLAQAVAICAYELRQAALTTSASELEVNSLETATLDALEAYYQDLETLLLKIGYLYPHTARARMEKIRRLYYKAHLHQEELAMLRGIVRQMDWAMQHLSKIESHTNTDQG
- a CDS encoding DICT sensory domain-containing protein → MNESSLYQLTQKFAESPSPISVSSSTFKSVIESLLDLLIEQHLEATLWLKLPQGNYWSKKIEQYQQQGNAQHIYLCSIRKDSPTSSSGGGHHSSLTKVTPVVLETSSHLKREFFLIILSPELSTLVLANKPVNKTETSEQNNYQKSLFFNLMYSFNPALIQKVLEQIKQSITITDTTPEELLVESNSSFSLPDYPRANWIEKLLLKQIQQTEILQSESSLMVENQSTIRLLNESLLFKDEILKNLAQELSLPLTNMKTGLRLLESMQSKREQRQRYISLLQRECERETIILSGLQELVHLDQISAVEIDPSLKLEDLIPGIVSTYQPLAEEKGISLGYTIPTGFPPVSCPENWLRQIILSLLNNSLKFTGPNGRVFVQAFLKNENVELTITDTGSGIESSEIPLIFNSFYRGRNAIAENLGGAGLGLTIAQHLLQRCGGSISVTSQPGKGSTFTVSLPVFEGEMQE
- the phaA gene encoding acetyl-CoA acetyltransferase PhaA, whose amino-acid sequence is MQEAYIVSAVRTPIGRFGGSLSGMSPAELGAHAMKAALERANVSPEALDLYIFGNVLGAGHGQLVPRQAALKAGIPATVDGYRVDMVCSSGMLSIINAARTISAGDADLVLAGGIESMSQTGFYLSHRARWGYKFLLGAPEQLVDILLNDGLTDATTNEGMGDQVDRLCEDRGVTRDLLDQIAADSQNRAATATEKGWFKNEIAPIEIQVKKETKILDTDEGIRPETTLESLGKLRPAFKKDGVLTAGNSSQISDGAASLVVASPKAVEQYGLKPLAKILGGSWAGGPTWRFPEYPVHAVKKLLEKHNLHISDFDLFENNEAFALNNILFEKDLDVPHDKQNVFGGAIALGHPIGASGARIVVTLLNALTVQDKTLGLAAICHGTGGGTALAIERV
- the phaB gene encoding acetoacetyl-CoA reductase PhaB, producing MVSLGLEDKVIVVTGGNRGLGAAMVSLLTELGAKVAYTDISIDEKDNKALGIKADVTDITSMEEAAKTIKEKLGPVYGVVANAGITRDNFFTKLTSQDWDAVINVNLKGVVNTIKPFLEGMYEQNAGSIVCISSISGDRGNAGQVNYSATKAAVIGMVKSLAREGARYNVRANAIAPGFINTEMTQAIPEKVRDKITAEIPFRRFGEPQDIAWATAYLLSPVASSYVSGEVLRVNGAHHT